Within the Senegalia massiliensis genome, the region AAAATTGATAAATTAACCAATGAAGAAGTTGATAAATTAATAGAAAAATATAATAGTAAACATAATTTCGAATATATAATTCCTATTTCTGCAAAAAAGGGAAAGAATGTTGATACTTTAATTAAAAATATAGAAAGATTGCTTCCTGAAGGACCTAAATATTATCCAGGAGATATGATAACAGATCAGCAAGAAAGAATTATAATATCGGAAATTGTAAGAGAAAAAACACTAAGATATTTAAATGAGGAAGTTCCTCATGGGATAGCTGTAGAAACAACAATGATGAAAGAAAGAAAAGATAAAAATATAATTGATATTCACTCTACAATTTATTGTGAAAAAGACTCACATAAGGGTATAATAATAGGTAAGGGTGGCAGAAAACTTAAAGGCATAGGAAAAAGTGCAAGAGAAGATATAGAAAGATTTTTAAATCTAAAAGTTAATCTTCAACTTTGGGTAAAAGTTAATAAAAACTGGCGTGAAAAAGAAAACTTAGTTAAACGTATGGGATATAAAAGGTAAAAATAAACAAATATTATTTACACTATTTACATTGTATAATCTTATTCTATCACCATAAAATATAAATATACTAAAATATGGGGAGGATTATAATGTTAAGAAATGATATGTGGAAAATATTTGAAGCTACTGGAAAAATAGATGCGTACTTATATTGTAAAATTGATAGTGATAACAAAGAAAAAATAGAAAATAAAACTTTTAAAAGCAAGTTAGAAAGTGATTTACACAGTTAATGCAAGTTAGAGGTGACTAAATGTTATTTAAGGTTCAAGGGATAGTATTAAAAGCAATCAATTTTAATGATTGGGACAAAATACTTACTATATATACAAAACAACATGGTAAAATACAAGCTATTGCAAAAGGTGTAAGACGACCTAAAAGTAAAAATATATCATCAACACAAGTATTTTCATTAAGTGAATTCATATTATATAAAGGAAAAAAATTATATAATTTAAATCAAAGTGAAACTATTAAATCTTACTATCCTTTGAGAGATAATTTAGAAAAGTTATCCTATGCTTCATATATATTAGAATTAACTAATGCTGGTTTAATTGAGGAAGAAACAAATACAAAGATATTTGAACTTTTACTTAAAACTTTAGATATAATAGTAGAAGAAGAAAAATATGATCAAATTACTAGAGCATTTGAATTGAAGTTTATATCTTATTTAGGATATAGACCCCACTTAATAAATTGTGTAAATTGTCATAAAGATTTAGATAATAATATAAGATTTAGTGTAATAAATAGTGGAGCATTATGTAATGAATGTAAATCTACAGATAGATATTCAAAAAAATTAGATATACAAACTTTAAATATAATGAAGTTTTTGTTGTTTACTTCTTATGAAGAAATTTTAAATATAGATATAGATAAAAATACATTAAAAAATATAGGAGAAATAATGTTATTATTTATATCTAAAAATCTAGATAAAACAAATTTTAAATCTTTAAATTTCATAAATTCATTAAACATATAAATAACATGGAGGTGTTTTAAGTGGAAATAAGTTTAGAAAAAATTGACACAATAAGAGAGCGTACAGGTGTAAGTTATAAAGAGGCAAAGGAATCACTTGAAAGAAATGGTGGAAATGTTGTAGATGCATTGGTTGAAATTGAAAATAGTGAAAAAGATGATGGATTTAATTTTAATCAAAAAAGTGAAGAAATAATAGCAACTCTAAAAGAAACAGTTAAAAAAGGAAATGTAACTAAGATAATATTAGAAAGGGATGGAGAAACTATGATGAATATCCCTGTGACAGCAGGTGCAATAGGAGCTGTTCTTGCTCCCCAACTTTCAGCACTTGGTATAGCAGCAGCTATGATATCTAAAACAACTATTAAAATAGTAAAAGAAGATGGAGAAATTGTTAGCTTAAATAAATTAGCTGGTGATACTATGAATAAATTCATGGGAAAAGGCAAAAAAAATAAAACTGAAACTACTGGAGAATAATATAAAAAAGAAGATCATATTGACAATATGCTGAGTTTCTGGTAGATTATTATAATATAACACTTTTTGCTATGAAGAGGATTAGTAAATTAACTGTATTATAAAAGCGATTCAGGGATGGTGTTAGCCTGAAATAATACATTAATTGAAGGCACCTCTGAGCAACTATTTAAGTGGGTACATTTGTACCAAATAGGGTGGAACCGCGGAACTAACCTTTCGTCCCTATATAGGGATGAGGGGTATTTTTATTGTCTGAAAAGAAGAAGGAGGAGTTAAATTGTATTTACAAGACCTTATGTTAAAATTACAAAAATACTGGGGAGAAAAAGGATGCATTATAATGCAAGCTTATGATGTGGAAAAGGGTGCTGGCACAATGAATCCCAATACATTTTTAAGGGCGTTAGGACCTGAACCATGGCAAGTGGTGTATGTAGAGCCTTCAAGAAGACCTGCAGATGCAAGATATGGTGAAAATCCAAATAGAGTATATCAACATCATCAGTTACAAGTAATTATTAAACCTTCTCCAGAGGACATACAAGAATTATACTTAGAAAGTTTAAAAGTTATAGGAATAGACCCATTAAAACATGATATTAGATTTGTAGAAGATAATTGGGAAGCACCTACACTTGGAGCATGGGGCCTTGGTTGGGAAGTTTGGCTTGATGGTATGGAAATAACTCAGTTTACATATTTTCAACAAGTTGGAGGTATAAATTGTGAGCTTGAATCAGCTGAATTAACTTATGGATTAGAAAGAATAGCAATGTATCTTCAAGATGTAGATAATATATTTGACATAAATTGGACAAAAGATATTAAGTATGGAGAAATATTTAAACAAGCAGAATTTGAGCATTCAGTATATAGTTTTGAAAAAGCAAAAAAAGATGTATTATTTAATTTATTTTCAGTATATGAAAATGAAGCTAAAGCATTAATAGACGAAGGGTTAGTATATCCAGCTTATGATTATGTATTAAAGTGCTCACATGCATTTAATATATTAGATGCAAGAGGTGCAATTTCAGTAACTGAAAGAACTGGATATATATCAAGAGTAAGAAATTTAGCAAGACTCATTGCCTCTAAATATATAGAAAAAAGAGAAGCATTAGGATTTCCATTGTTAAAGGAGGAAAAATAAATGAGTAAATATCTTTTAGAAATAGGAACAGAAGAAATACCATACAGATTTATGGAAAATACATTAGAACAGATGAAAGATAATATGCAAGAGCTATTAAATGAAAATAGAGTTAATTATGAAAAAATATCTACTTTTGGGACACCTAGAAGATTAGTTGTATTTATAGAAGGAATAAGTGATATGCAATCTGATTTAGAAGAAACTGTAAAAGGACCATCTAAAAAAATTGCATTTGATGACAATAATAACCCGACAAAAGCACTTTTAGGATTTGCTAGAGGACAAGGAGTAGATATAGACCGTATAATCATAGATGAATTCAATGGAGAAGAGTATGTATTTGCAAACAAGCATGTAGCAGGAACAAATACAAAAGATATTTTAAAGAAAAATATGAGTGATTATATAAAGAAGATTCATTTTCCTAAACCTATGAAATGGGGAGGAAAAAATATAAAGTTTGCAAGACCTATAAGATGGCTAGTTTCAATATTTAATAGTGAAATAGTAGAGTTTGATTTAGAAGGTATAAAAGGATCTAATATTACTAGAGGTCATAGGTTTTTAGGATCTAACAATATAAAAATTGAAAATACAGATGAGTATTTCACAAAGTTAAAAGAAAATTATGTAATAGTAGATCAAGAAAAAAGAAAAGAGATTATTAAAACTGGTTGTGTGAAACTGGCTAAAGAAAAAGGCGGAAATCTATTACAAGATGATGAATTATTAGAGGAATTAACTTATATAGTAGAGTACCCAACTCCACTAAGAGGTAGAATAAAAGAAGAGTATTTGAAATTACCTAAAGAAGTAATAATTACTCCTATGAAAGAACATCAAAGATATTATCCAGTAATAGATGATAAAGGTAATTTATTACCATATTTTATAGCAGTTAGAAATGGTAACTCAGAGCATATTGATATAGTTACAAAAGGTAATGAAAAAGTATTGGATGCAAGACTTGAAGATGCAAAATTCTTCTACAATGAAGATGTAAGAAGACCACTTGAAGAATATGTAGATAGTTTAAAAACAATTGTATATCAAGAAAAACTTGGTACAATATTTGATAAAACACAAAGAATAAACGAATTATCTATAGATATAGCAAAAGAGTTAGATCTAGGGGAAGAAACAGAAGAGAATATAGACAGAGCAAGTTTACTATCTAAAGCAGATTTAGTAACTAAAATGGTAAATGAGTTTACAGAACTTCAAGGTATAATGGGAAGAGAATATGCAAAAATAGCAGGAGAAAATGAAATAATAAGTCTAGCTATATATGAACATTATTTACCTAGATTTGCAGGAGACAGTCTTCCAACTACAACAGCAGGGGCAATTATTAGTATATCAGATAAATTAGATAGTATCTGTGGTGGTTTTGCTATAGGAATGAAACCATCAGGAAGTCAAGATCCATATGGATTTAGAAGACTTGCTTTAGGGATAATCAATATAATATTAGATAAAAATTTAGATTTATCACTAAATAGCGCCATAGATGATTCTCTTAGAATATATATTGAAAATGAATTATATTTTGATGTTGACAAAGTGAAGTGTCAAATAATGGAGTTCTTTAATGTGAGAATCAAAAATATGTTCATAGATAAAGGAATAAGATATGATATAATAGATGCTGTAATAAGTACTGGTAATGATAATATTACAGATATGGAAGTAAGAATAGAGCAACTAGATAAATGGAGTAAAAATGAAGATGTAGAAGAGATATTGGCTGCATTTAATAGAGTTTCAAAAATAGCTGAGAAAGCAGAAACTAATGAAATATCTGTAGACTTATTAAAGGAAGAAAAAGAAAAATCATTATATGAAAAATATATTGAAATAAAAACAGAAGTACATGAAAACATACAAGAAAAAGAGTATTATGAAGCTATAGAAAAAGTAGCAGAATTAAGAAATCCAATCGATGAGTTTTTTGATAATGTAATGGTTATGGTAGATGATGAATTGATAAAAAATAATAGACTTGCTTTAATTAAGAGCATATATAATATGATGCTTGAAGTTTGTGACTTATCTAAGATCTCAAGAGATTAATAAGAGAAGTAAAGAGGTGAGAGGTATAAAACTTTCAGATAGGCAAGAAAAGATAATTGAAATTGTAAAAGAGAATGAACCTATAACTAGTGAGGCTATTGCTAAAAGGTTGAAACTAACTAGAGCTACATTAAGACCAGATTTATCTATTCTTACTATGAGTGGAATACTTGATGCAAGACCTAAAGTTGGATATTTTTATTCAGGTAAGTCAGATATAAATATATTTCGAGATAAAATAGAATCTATAAAAGTAGGAGAAATTAAATCTTTACCAACTGTAGTTGATGAAGAAACATCTGTATATGATGCCATAGTAACTCTTTTTATAGATGACGTAGGTAGTATATTTGTTACCTCAGAAGGATATTTAACTGGCATAATATCTAGAAAAGATTTACTCAAAAGTGCTATTGGTGGCGTTGATATAGAAAAGGTACCAGTTGCTGTAATAATGAGCAGGATGCCTAATATAGTATATTTGGAAGAAAAAGAATCTGTCCTTGAAGCAGCAGTGAAAATTATTGAGCATGAAGTTGATAGTCTTCCAATTGTGGAAATAAATACAGATAGTACAGATGATAAAAAATTTAAAGTTGTAGGAAAAATATCCAAAACAAATATAACTAAATTATTTGTAGATTTAGGGATAGAAAATTAAAGGTGGGATTATATGGAGAAATCAATGGTAACATACGTATTATCTGACTCTATTGGTGAAACAGCAGAAGAAGTTGCAGAAGCAGCAATAAGTCAATTTAACTCTGGTAATTTTGAAATGAGAAGATTTCCATATATAACTGAAAAAGAACAAATAATAGAGATTTTAGAAGAAGCAAAAGAAGAGAATAGTATAATATTATTTACTATAGTAGTAGAAGAGCTAAGAAGGTTTTTAATAGAAAAATCTCATGAATATAATATAAAAGCAGTTGATATAATGGAACCTATACTAAATGCAATAGAATCTGTAGTAAACATAAAACCAAAAAGAGAACCAGGGTTAATAAGGAAACTAGACGAAAATTATTTTCAAAAAGTAGCAGCAGTAGAATTTGCAGTTAAATATGATGATGGAAAAGATGCAAGAGGCATAAAAAAGGCTGATATAGTTTTAATAGGTGTTTCTAGAACTTCTAAAACTCCTTTAAGTATGTATTTAGCACATAAGAATATGAAAGTTGCAAATATTCCTCTATTACCTGAAGTAAAAGCTCCAAAAGAATTATATGAAATAAATCCAAAGAAAATAATAGGTTTGACAGCAAATCCAATTAAGTTAAATGAAATTAGACAAGAAAGATTAAAGTCTTTAGGGTTAAATAATACAGCTAATTATGCTAGTATGGAAAGAATATTAAGAGAAATTGAATATGCTGAAGAATTAATGAAAGATTTAGGGTGTCAGATTATAGATGTATCGAATAAAGCAGTAGAAGAAACAGCAGGAGTTATATTAGAGCTATTAAGAGAAAATAATAATAATTAATAATTAAAGAGGGTTAACCCTCTTTAATTATGTTTATAGAATAATAACTATATTTATGATTAAGTATATATAAATATGGTTATATTTATAGCAAGCATAGAATAATTTCATATAAATAGAGGAATTTTATATTTACTTGTCTAATATATATAGTGAAGAGAAAAACATATAGAAAAGAGTGAGAACATGAATTTAAGAGAAAAAAGTCAAATGTTAGAACAAGAAATTTTATCTCCTAAAGCTACTTTAAGCATGGACTCAAAAGGTAGAGAACGAGAAGAAAAAGAATGTGACATTAGAACAGCATTTCAAAGAGATCGTGATAGAATAACTCACTCAAAAGCTTTTAGACGATTAAAACATAAAACTCAAGTTTTTTTATCACCTGAAGGAGATCATTATAGAACAAGACTTACACATACCCTTGAAGTTTCACAAATAATTAGAACAATTTCAAGGGCTTTAAGTTTAAATGAAGATCTATCAGAAGCAATAGCTTTAGGTCATGATTTAGGTCATACTCCATTTGGACATACAGGTGAAAGAGTATTAAATAGATTGAATCCAAAGGGCTTTAACCATAATGAACAGAGTCTTAGAGTTGTTTCATTTTTGGAAACAAGAAAAAGAGATGAAAAAGGATTAAATTTGACTTATGAAGTTAAAGATGGAATATTAAATCATACAGGTGAATTAAAAGCTAACACATTAGAAGGACAATTGTTGAAATACTGCGATAGAATAGCATATATAAATCATGATATTGATGATGCTATGAGAGCAGGAATATTAGGAAAAGAAGATTTACCTAAAGATTGTATTGATATACTAGGTAAAACACATGGTGAAAGAATAAATACTATGATTGTAGATATAATCCAAAATAGTATGAGTAATGATTTTATAAAAATGAGTAAACAAATAGAATTTTATACAAATAAATTACGTGAATTTATGTTTGAAAGGGTATATTTAAATAAAAAGGCTAAAAAAGAAGAAGGTAAAGCAGAATATATAATTGAACAATTATATAAATATTATATTAAAAACTCAAAAAAAATTCCTTTAGAATTCAGAAAAAATGTAGGAGACAAAGAAGATATAGTTTCAGATTATATAGCTGGTATGACTGATAGATACGCCATTAAAACATTTAATAATATATTTGTACCATCCCCTTGGCATAAATAATTAATAATAATTAATATTTTTTTCGGAAAAAATGAAGGAATTAAAAGAAAAATGTCGAATTTTATTTAGTAGTAATAAATGAGGAGGATTAAATGAAAATATTAGTTGATTCTGACTCATGTCCTGTAAAAGATTTAGCTTATAAAATTTCAAGCAAATATAATATTGATATTTTATTCATAACAAGCATATCTCATTATTCTATAAACTCTGAAATAGATAGTTCTCATTATATATATGTAGATAATTTTTCAGAAGCTGCTGACATAGAAATAATGAATAGACTAGGTGAAGATGATATTGTCATATCTGATGATTATGGACTTGCTTCTTTAGTATTATCTAAAAAATGTTATTGTATATCTTCTAAAGGATATATATATAATAATGATAATATAAATAGTCTTTTAACTAGAAGATATTTAAGTAAAGAGCAAAGAAAATTAAATAAAAGAGTAAAATCTACAAATAAAAAGAGAGAAAAAAAAGACAATAAAAAGTTTGAAGAAAAATTTATAAAATTAATTTGTTCAATAAGAAGGAATAAGAATTTTTCTGGCGAATAAATAAATATGAAGGTGATTTTAATGCCTTATAATTTTAATGATGAGGTAATAAATGAAATAAGAGATGCAAATGATATTGTAGAAGTTATTTCAAGTTATGTAGATCTTAAAAAAGCAGGTACTAACTATAAAGGTTTATGTCCTTTTCATAATGAAAAGACACCTTCTTTCATGGTGTCTCCATCTAAAGAAATATTTCATTGCTTTGGGTGTGGAGAAGGTGGAGATGTAATAACATTTTTAATGAAACATAGAAATTTAAATTTCATTGAAGCATTAGAGACTCTAGCTCATAGGGCAAATATTGAATTACCAGAAAATAATAACGAAGAAGATAAAAAGAAATATGAGGAAAGAGAAAAACTATTTGAACTAAATAGAGAAGCAGCTTTATATTACTATAGAAATCTAAAACAGAATAAAAAGGCATTAGAATATTTAAAAAGAAGACAAATTAATTACAATATTATAAATAGATTTGGTATAGGTTTTGCCAATGATAGTTGGGATGATCTATTTAAATATTTAAAAAATAAAGGGTTTTCTACTGAGCTTATATATAAAGTTGGATTAATAGTTAAAAGAAAAGATAAATCAGGATACTATAATAGATTTAGGAATAGAATAATATTTCCTATAATTAATATACGAGGTAAGATAATAGGATTTGGTGGAAGAGTAATGGATAACACCATGCCTAAGTATTTAAATACTCCTGATACTCCTATATTTAATAAAGGTTATAATTTATATGGTATTAATATTTTAAAAAAGAATATATCTTATAATAGAGCTATATTAGTAGAAGGTTATATGGATGTAATATCTCTCAATAGTCATGGCATAAGTTATTCTGTAGCATCACTTGGAACAGCATTTACTGAGAAGCAAGCTGAGTTACTAAATAAATATGCTAAAGAATTTTATATATGTTATGACTCAGATGCAGCCGGGAAACGAGCTACAGACAAGGCTTTAGAAGTATTTCACTCAATAGGTATAAAGCCAAGAGTTATAATATTACCTAAAGGAAAAGATCCAGATGACTTTATAAAAGAAAGAGGAATAAAAGCATTTGAAAAAGCAATAGATAAGTCATTAAATTTAATAGATTATAAAATATATAGTCTAAAGAAGAAATTTGACATATCAACAGTTGAAGGTAAAATTAAATTTACAGAAGAAATATCTACTTTTTTAAAAAAGATAAAAAATGAAATAGAACTAGATGTATATCTAAATGAAATCTCTAATAGTACAGGTATATCATTAGATGCTATAAGAAACCAAATCTATAATAAAAATAAATCTAATTACTCTAATAGAAATTCTTCTAACATTCATTATAGACATAATAGAAAAGATTATATAATGCCTGTAGAATATAAATTGGAATCAGGTCATATTGCATCAGAAAAAAGTATTTTAAATTTAATTATAAATGACCATAATATATATGAAAAACTAAAAGATGATTTCACTTATTTAGATTTTTTAAATAAAGAAAATAGAGAACTAGCTAAAATCATATATAAAGAATATAGTGATTCTAAAAAATTAGATATAGATAATCTAAAAACAGGGTTAGAAGAAAATTTATCTAATAGATTAGATGAAATTTTGAATTTAGATTCATTTGTTGATGATACTGATAAAGCAATCCAAGATTATATTTATAATATAAATTACTATAAATTAAAAATCAGAAGAGAAAAAATAAAAAAAGAAATTAAAGATCTTGGCAAAAAAGATAATGCTGAAGGAGAGGTTCAAAAATTAAAAGAGTTATTTATGGAATTCACAGAAATAAACAAGCAATTAAAGATGAATCACTAATTGTTATTGAAAGGAGGAAAGGCAATGAGTGATAAAAAGAATAACACTAAAAGTAAAAAATCCAATAAAACGAATAAAAAGGATGCAGTCATAAAGAAAATCATTGCTAAAGGTAAAAAGAAGGGCATGTTAACATACAAAGAAATAATAGATCCATTAGAAGAGGTGGATTTATCCCCTGAAGAAATTGATGAAATATATCAAGACATAGAAGATAAAGGAATAGATGTAGTAGGTGATAAAGAGGATGATATATTACTTGACAATGAAGAAGACAATGATGATGAAAAGGAAAATAAAACACCTATAATAAGTGTTCCAAAAGGTGTAAGTGTAGATGATCCTGTAAGAATGTACCTAAAAGAAATAGGTAAAGTTCCTCTTTTAACAGCTCAAGAAGAAGTAGACTTGGCTAAGAGAATGGAAGCAGGAGATGAAGAGGCAAAAAGAAGGTTATCAGAAGCAAATTTAAGGTTAGTAGTTAGTATAGCTAAAAGATATGTTGGTCGCGGTATGCTCTTTTTAGATTTAATACAAGAAGGTAATATGGGCTTAATAAAAGCTGTAGAAAAGTTTGATTATACAAAGGGCTATAAATTTTCAACATATGCTACATGGTGGATAAGACAAGCAATAACAAGAGCTATTGCAGACCAAGCAAGAACAATAAGAATACCTGTTCATATGGTAGAAACAATAAATAAACTTATTAGAGTTTCACGTCAATTATTACAAGATTTAGGAAGAGATCCAAGTCCTGAAGAAATAGCAAAAGAAATGAATTTAGATGAAGAAAAGGTAAGAGAAATATTAAAAATAGCTCAAGAACCAGTATCTCTTGAAACACCTATAGGTGAAGAAGAAGATAGTCACTTAGGTGATTTTATACCTGATGAAGATGTTCAAGCACCATCTGAAGCGGCTACATTTACAATGTTAAAAGAACAATTAGTAGATGTATTACACACTCTTACTGATAGAGAGCAAAAAGTATTACGTTTGAGATTTGGATTAGATGATGGTAGAGCAAGAACTCTTGAAGAAGTTGGAAAAGAATTTGATGTTACTCGTGAAAGAATAAGACAAATTGAAGCAAAAGCTCTTAGGAAGTTAAGACATCCTAGTCGTAGCAAAAAATTAAAAGACTTTTTAGAATAAAAATGCTCTATATAGAGCATTTTTATGTTTTAAAATAAGAGGAGGTAAAAATGAAACTAACTCCAAGATTATTAGAAATAGCAAAAATGGTAGATAGAGATAGCGTTGTAGCAGATATTGGTACAGATCATGGATATATTCCAGTATATTTAATAGAAAATAAAATTTCGAAAAAAGTAATAGCATGTGATATAAATAAAGCACCCCTTCAAAGTGCAATAGATTATATAAATAATAAAAAATTACAAAATAAAATAGATACAAGACTTGGAAATGGACTTTCTCCATTAAATAAAGGAGAAGTAGATACTGTAATAATAGCAGGTATGGGTGGTATATTAATACAAAATATATTAGAAGAAAATAAAGATATAGCTAAAGAAATAGATAAATTCATATTGCAACCAATGGTAGCAAGTAGTGAGCTTAGAAAATATTTATATGACAATAATTATAAAATAACAGATGAAAAATTAGCAAGAGAAGACAATAGATACTATGAAATAATTGTAGCTAAAAAGGGACAAGAAAAAGTAAAAGATGAAATATATTATGAAATAGGAAAAAAACTAATAGAAAACAACGATACATTGCTAAAATCTTTTTTAGAAAAGAAAATAAATAAAAATAAAATCATATTAAAAAATATTGAGAAAAATAGTAGCAAAGAGAATCTAAAATATAATCAGATTAAAAATAGACTATCTAAATTAGAGGTGATATATAATGATAGATTCAGAAA harbors:
- the era gene encoding GTPase Era codes for the protein MKFKSGFITIIGRPNVGKSTLLNNIIGEKISIISDKPQTTRNKIQFIHTTKTSQMIFVDTPGIHKPKNKLGEFMNKEVSLALEDMDVLVWIVDDSMEIGPGDSRILKSLEDIHMPKILVINKIDKLTNEEVDKLIEKYNSKHNFEYIIPISAKKGKNVDTLIKNIERLLPEGPKYYPGDMITDQQERIIISEIVREKTLRYLNEEVPHGIAVETTMMKERKDKNIIDIHSTIYCEKDSHKGIIIGKGGRKLKGIGKSAREDIERFLNLKVNLQLWVKVNKNWREKENLVKRMGYKR
- a CDS encoding YqzL family protein produces the protein MLRNDMWKIFEATGKIDAYLYCKIDSDNKEKIENKTFKSKLESDLHS
- the recO gene encoding DNA repair protein RecO, which codes for MLFKVQGIVLKAINFNDWDKILTIYTKQHGKIQAIAKGVRRPKSKNISSTQVFSLSEFILYKGKKLYNLNQSETIKSYYPLRDNLEKLSYASYILELTNAGLIEEETNTKIFELLLKTLDIIVEEEKYDQITRAFELKFISYLGYRPHLINCVNCHKDLDNNIRFSVINSGALCNECKSTDRYSKKLDIQTLNIMKFLLFTSYEEILNIDIDKNTLKNIGEIMLLFISKNLDKTNFKSLNFINSLNI
- a CDS encoding DUF4342 domain-containing protein — encoded protein: MEISLEKIDTIRERTGVSYKEAKESLERNGGNVVDALVEIENSEKDDGFNFNQKSEEIIATLKETVKKGNVTKIILERDGETMMNIPVTAGAIGAVLAPQLSALGIAAAMISKTTIKIVKEDGEIVSLNKLAGDTMNKFMGKGKKNKTETTGE
- the glyQ gene encoding glycine--tRNA ligase subunit alpha, with amino-acid sequence MYLQDLMLKLQKYWGEKGCIIMQAYDVEKGAGTMNPNTFLRALGPEPWQVVYVEPSRRPADARYGENPNRVYQHHQLQVIIKPSPEDIQELYLESLKVIGIDPLKHDIRFVEDNWEAPTLGAWGLGWEVWLDGMEITQFTYFQQVGGINCELESAELTYGLERIAMYLQDVDNIFDINWTKDIKYGEIFKQAEFEHSVYSFEKAKKDVLFNLFSVYENEAKALIDEGLVYPAYDYVLKCSHAFNILDARGAISVTERTGYISRVRNLARLIASKYIEKREALGFPLLKEEK
- the glyS gene encoding glycine--tRNA ligase subunit beta, with translation MSKYLLEIGTEEIPYRFMENTLEQMKDNMQELLNENRVNYEKISTFGTPRRLVVFIEGISDMQSDLEETVKGPSKKIAFDDNNNPTKALLGFARGQGVDIDRIIIDEFNGEEYVFANKHVAGTNTKDILKKNMSDYIKKIHFPKPMKWGGKNIKFARPIRWLVSIFNSEIVEFDLEGIKGSNITRGHRFLGSNNIKIENTDEYFTKLKENYVIVDQEKRKEIIKTGCVKLAKEKGGNLLQDDELLEELTYIVEYPTPLRGRIKEEYLKLPKEVIITPMKEHQRYYPVIDDKGNLLPYFIAVRNGNSEHIDIVTKGNEKVLDARLEDAKFFYNEDVRRPLEEYVDSLKTIVYQEKLGTIFDKTQRINELSIDIAKELDLGEETEENIDRASLLSKADLVTKMVNEFTELQGIMGREYAKIAGENEIISLAIYEHYLPRFAGDSLPTTTAGAIISISDKLDSICGGFAIGMKPSGSQDPYGFRRLALGIINIILDKNLDLSLNSAIDDSLRIYIENELYFDVDKVKCQIMEFFNVRIKNMFIDKGIRYDIIDAVISTGNDNITDMEVRIEQLDKWSKNEDVEEILAAFNRVSKIAEKAETNEISVDLLKEEKEKSLYEKYIEIKTEVHENIQEKEYYEAIEKVAELRNPIDEFFDNVMVMVDDELIKNNRLALIKSIYNMMLEVCDLSKISRD
- a CDS encoding helix-turn-helix transcriptional regulator, translating into MKLSDRQEKIIEIVKENEPITSEAIAKRLKLTRATLRPDLSILTMSGILDARPKVGYFYSGKSDINIFRDKIESIKVGEIKSLPTVVDEETSVYDAIVTLFIDDVGSIFVTSEGYLTGIISRKDLLKSAIGGVDIEKVPVAVIMSRMPNIVYLEEKESVLEAAVKIIEHEVDSLPIVEINTDSTDDKKFKVVGKISKTNITKLFVDLGIEN
- a CDS encoding pyruvate, water dikinase regulatory protein, whose product is MEKSMVTYVLSDSIGETAEEVAEAAISQFNSGNFEMRRFPYITEKEQIIEILEEAKEENSIILFTIVVEELRRFLIEKSHEYNIKAVDIMEPILNAIESVVNIKPKREPGLIRKLDENYFQKVAAVEFAVKYDDGKDARGIKKADIVLIGVSRTSKTPLSMYLAHKNMKVANIPLLPEVKAPKELYEINPKKIIGLTANPIKLNEIRQERLKSLGLNNTANYASMERILREIEYAEELMKDLGCQIIDVSNKAVEETAGVILELLRENNNN
- a CDS encoding deoxyguanosinetriphosphate triphosphohydrolase, producing the protein MNLREKSQMLEQEILSPKATLSMDSKGREREEKECDIRTAFQRDRDRITHSKAFRRLKHKTQVFLSPEGDHYRTRLTHTLEVSQIIRTISRALSLNEDLSEAIALGHDLGHTPFGHTGERVLNRLNPKGFNHNEQSLRVVSFLETRKRDEKGLNLTYEVKDGILNHTGELKANTLEGQLLKYCDRIAYINHDIDDAMRAGILGKEDLPKDCIDILGKTHGERINTMIVDIIQNSMSNDFIKMSKQIEFYTNKLREFMFERVYLNKKAKKEEGKAEYIIEQLYKYYIKNSKKIPLEFRKNVGDKEDIVSDYIAGMTDRYAIKTFNNIFVPSPWHK
- a CDS encoding YaiI/YqxD family protein: MKILVDSDSCPVKDLAYKISSKYNIDILFITSISHYSINSEIDSSHYIYVDNFSEAADIEIMNRLGEDDIVISDDYGLASLVLSKKCYCISSKGYIYNNDNINSLLTRRYLSKEQRKLNKRVKSTNKKREKKDNKKFEEKFIKLICSIRRNKNFSGE